A segment of the Funiculus sociatus GB2-C1 genome:
CAACCAGCGTTTACTATCCTTTGGGTTATATCCTTGATAGTCGTGAGGCAGTTCTAAGCGGCGTTTGATGTAAGCATCAAACAAATCTTTACGGCATTTCTCGTGGTATGCTTCAAGTTCAGCCGGAGAATTGAAGCGTTTAGCTTTGCTTTCTAAACCATTTGGATAAGCTACCGGAATAAGATGTAAAAACAGCGGCATTTTGGCTAATTCCAGCAAACCATTTGGATCGCTTTGAATACCTTGCCAGAGATGTCCGCATTTTAACCGTTGCAGATAGCTTTTAATTTGCTTTTTTTCTAATGGCTTCAGACAAACTGCTCCTTGTAGCGTCAAAATTTCCTCACCTGCTTTGTACTCTTCCTCACGACAGCAGACGACAATCTGAGATAGGCCGGAAGTGGTTTGCAGAAATTCATTAATTTTTTCAATACAGTTTCCCTGACGGCTTTGTAATTCATCTAAACCATCCAACAGCAGCAATAACTTACCTGTTTCTAGCCACTCACGAGAAACTGCCTCTGGGATATTATTGCGAAACTTCAAGTCAGCTACCAGCCAGTCAACAATAGGTTGCTTATCATCTTTCCAGGCAGAAAGCTCAAATATTACCGGGATTGGCTTTTCTGGCTGCTGTTGGGCAGCTAAAATCAAGTCTTGCGCTAGTTCCAGCAGCATTGTGGTTTTGCCAGATCCGGGCGCACCTAAAATTAGCAATCTGCCATCAATATCATCTTGCTTAAAGACATCTATAATTTTTTTGCCAGGTTCAAACTCAGCGGTTACTCGTATAAATTTCCGTAGCTTCTCCCACCAATCAGGAGACGGTTTAGCATTTACCGGTTCTTCTGGAGGTCGTCCTATCTTTTCCCGTTGGTCTTCCATCAGCAGCGGAATCAACTCATCATCATGCAGAGAGTCTTTCATCCGCACTGTTACTTCACGTAGCATACTTGCCAACAATTCCTGCCGCCATCGCTGTGAAATTGCCTCTGGTGTATTGCTGGAAGTTTCAGCGTTATTTCCTTGCCTACTTCTGAGCAAATACAGCGTCGTTGGCAACGCAAAGACGTAGCCAAAGCCCAAAGTCCAGCAAACCTTCTGAATCCAGTCAGCGTTTTGCTCTGCCTGTGCCGTAGTGATGAACCCGCCACCAACAAGGGCTAGCACGCCGCACAATACCCCTAATCCAAAGATGAAGCACTTGCCGCATAAGGAATTCTGTTTATCAAATGCGCTAGGCAGAAGCCCCCCAATCACCGCAAGCAATCCCAGCAGCAATAAAAGTAGTAGCCGAAGCAAGTCAGGAATTGTCATATTTGGAGATAACGAGGTGTGGATGCGAAGCGGAGGATGCAAGGAAGGAGCGATCGCGTTCTTGACCAGAAGCATTCTCGCAATATAACCAAAGACATAACACCGCTACACTTTCTCCGGGTTCTCAGCGCCTCTGCGGTTCCATATTCTTATCACTGTGCTAACCTGTTGAGAATCCTTCACTGATACACCTGTACTTTCCGGCAACGCCCAGCGCCTATGGTCTATATCAAGCGCGTGGAACTCACCAACTTCAAATCCTTCGGCGGCACGACGAAAATCCCCTTGCTGCCGGGGTTTACTGTCGTATCGGGCCCAAATGGATCGGGTAAGTCGAATATTCTCGATGCGCTGCTGTTTTGCCTCGGACTTGCCAGTTCTAAGGGGATGCGGGCAGAACGCTTGCCCGACTTGGTGAATCACAATCATCCCCATCGCGGTACTGTGGAAGCCAGCGTCACAGCTACCTTTGATTTGTCAGATGTTAGCGGTACGATTGTTGGCAATAGCAACGGACATCGGAAAGCGCCTGGAGATTCCCCCCAACCTCTGGAAAAGGAGGAGCAAGATATAACGGGGAAAGAATGGAGTGTGACGCGGAAGCTGCGCGTCACGCAGCAGGGAACTTACACCTCGAATTACTACATCAACGGCGAATCCTGCAATCTGACGGAACTCCACGAAAAGCTTAATCAACTGCGAATTTATCCCGAAGGCTACAACGTGGTGTTGCAAGGCGATGTCACCGGGATTATTTCCATGAACCCGCGAGAACGCCGGGAAATTATTGATGAGTTGGCTGGTGTGGCGGCGTTCGACAGGAAGATTGTCCAGGCCAAGGAGACGTTAGACTCAGTTAAGGAACGGGAAGATAGCTGTCGCATTGTGGAGGCAGAATTAATTGCCCAACGCGATCGCTTATCTCAAGATCGCATCAAAGCGGAAAAATACCAAAAACTCCGCGCCGAACTTCAGCAGAAAGAACAATGGGAAGCTGTTCTCAAATGGCGAAATCTTCAGCAACAAGAATCGAAGCTGCGCGAACAAATTGAAGCAGGCGATCGCACTTCAACTGAATTAACCGCCCAACTCCAAGCATTACAAGCGCAAATTCAGCAAACAACGGCAGAACTCGAAAAGCTTAATGCCCGTGTCAAAGCTTTGGGGGAAGAAGAACTCCTGGCTTTGCAATCACTTCTGGCAAATCAGGAAGCCGAACGGCGTAATTTACAACGCCAGCAACAAGAGTTAGAAACAGCGGCTCATCATACCACTGGCAATATAGAACAAGAGCAGCAGTTAATTCAACAACACCAGCAAACTCTGCAACAACTGACTGAAGAACAGCAGCGCGGACAAACGCTGATCGCGCCTCTGGAGGAACAACGCAACCAAGCGCAGCAAACTCTATATCGGCATCGGGAAGACGCGGAAGCGATCGCATCTGCTTCCGAAGCTTGGGTGCAGCAACAAACTGCCCTAAGTCGCCAAATCGAAACTTTACTACAAACTGTCGAACCCCAGCGCACCGAACAAGCTCAACTAAGAGAGCGTTATACCAATTTAGGGCGGCAAATTGAGGAGCAAAGTCAACTATTACAAACAATTGAGCCAGAAATTACCGCAAAACAGTCTCGTTTAGCTGATTTCCAGATACAATTATCTGATTATGCCCAAGAAATTCAATCCTTAGCTCAAGGTTTGGCAGCAGGCGATCGCGATCTGCAAATTCAGCAAGACACGCAAAAGCGCCTCTTGCAAGAACAACGGGATAAACAACGCCAACTCGATAAACTAGAAGCCCAAGCCCAAGCGGAACAGGAAAGTTTAGGCACCTTCGCCACCAAAGTTATACAGCAATCAGGACTACCTGGCGTGTGCGGCTTAGTTGCCCAATTGGGGCGAGTCGAACCCCGCTACGCCTTAGCGCTGGAAATTGCTGCTGGTGGGAGACTGGGAAATCTGGTGGTGGAAGATGACGGCGTGGCGGCGGCGGGAATTGAACTGCTGAAGCAAAAACGGGCGGGGCGGATTACATTCTTACCTTTAAATAAAATTCAGCCGCCGCGATTTTCGCCAGTGGTGGCGCTGCGTTCTGCCGACGGATTTATCGATTACGCGGTGAATTTGATTGAATGCGATTCCCGTTATCGGAATATCTTCGCTTACGTCTTTGGAAGTACCGTTGTCTTTGAAAATATTCATGATGCTCGTCGTCACTTGGGACAACACCGCATCGTAACCTTAGAAGGGGAACTGCTGGAAAGTAGCGGCGCAATGACTGGCGGTAGTAGCAGTCAACGTTCTGGGCTGCATTTCGGGACGGCTGACGCCGGAGAATCTGCGGAAGCGATCGCATTGAGAAATCGCCTCCAAGAAATTGACCGAATTTTAGAACGTTGTGGCGAGGTGATTTATACCCTTTCTGCAAAGACGAAGCAACTGACTTTAGAATTGACAGAGGCGAAGGCTAAGCGGCGGGAGCAAGAGTTACATTTTGAACAGTTACAGAAGGAAATTAAGGGTTTAATTGCCCAAGCTGAAACAACGCGATCGCTTCTTTCAAAAAATACCCAAGAATTTCACACCGCCCAATCTCGCTTACAATCTCTAGACGCTGAATTACCCGCCCAAGAAGCACAATTGCAACAATTGCGGCAAGCTTTGGCAGAATTAGAGCAATCTCAAACGCATAGCGAATGGCAACAAATTCAGGCAACAATTAAAGCCGATGAGCAACATCTCTCTGAACGAGAAAAAGATCTCCGTGCCGCCGAACAAAGATTAAAAGATTTGGAAAATCAGCAGCAGCGTCTGCAAGAAAAAAGCCAAGAATCCCACCATCGCTTGCAGGAATATCGCACGCAGTTATCAGGAGTTGTAGAGACGCGAAATTTCGCATCTCTACAGTTGTCAACACTCAGCGAACAAATTAGGCAAACTCAAACAGGCTTGAAACAACAAGAGGAAAGGTTGGGCGAAGCAAAAATACAACGCGACGCCAGCGAAACTCAACTGCGAGAACGTCATCTTTCTCAACAGCAGCTGGAATGGCAACTGCAAAAACTCCAAGAAACGCAACAATCGCGGCGGGAAGAACTTACTGCTGTGAAAACTCAGCTGGAAACCCAACAAGCAGAGTTACCCGATCCTCTGCCAGAAGTACCAATGCTGGTAAATCCAGAATCAAGCGAGTCAAATGCGATCGCATTTGACAAGTTAAGCGATCAACTAGAACAAATGCAGAAAGAGATGCGTAACCTTACCAAACGCCTGCAAGCAATGGAACCCGTAAATATGCTGGCATTGGAAGAACACAACCGCACTACCACCCGACTTGAAGAACTAACTCAGAAATTAACAACATTAGAAGCCGAACGCACCGAATTATTATTACGAATTGAAAACTTCACCACCCTGCGCTGCCGCGCCTTCCAAGAAGCATTCGACGCAGTAAACGAAAACTTTCAGGCAATATTCGCCGAACTCTCCGATGGAGACGGTTATTTACAACTTGATGATGCCGAAGATCCGTTCAACGGAGGACTTAACTTAGTCGCCCATCCCAAAGGCAAACCTGTGCAGCGGCTTGCTTCCATGTCTGGCGGCGAAAAATCTCTAACCGCCCTTAGTTTCATCTTCGCCCTGCAACGCTATCGCCCCTCTCCTTTCTACGCCTTTGATGAAGTTGATATGTTTTTAGATGGAGCAAACGTAGAGCGATTAGCTAAAATGATCAAACAACAAGCTATGCAGGCGCAGTTTATTGTTGTAAGCCTCCGCCGCCCAATGATTGAATCATCTGAGCGCACTATCGGTGTCACTCAGGCGCGAGGAGCTTACACCCAAGTTTTGGGGCTAAAATTGCATTCCTAAAAAGAGTCTGTATGATTTGATTTAGCAATCTTCGCCGAAAGTCCGACACCATAGCGGTATTTCGTTTGGTATCGGGATGGATAGGCGGTCAATCGATGGAGTTCAATACCCCGGAGATTGGCAATCTCCTGCTAAGCAATAGTCGGATTCGCTGAGAAACCGACACAATACCTGTACTCAGGTTATTGTAGGAGTATGTCACTATAAATAACTAATAAGATTCGAGATCGGGATTGGGCCTCCAATGACATCTGAACAAATCCTTCAACGCTCTGACATCTTAAATACCCAAGTCATTACCCGCGACACTGGTAAGCGCTTGGGGATTATTAAGGAGCTATTAGTAGACATCGACCAGCGGAAAGTTGTAGCACTGGGTTTGCGAGACAACCTACTCTCGATTGCGGGGATGCCACGGTATATGCTCCTCAGCAGCGTTCGTCAGATGGGTGATGTCATCCTAGTTGATAATGATGACGTTATTGAAGATATCGACGTTGAAGCCTACAGCAGCCTGATCAACAGCGAAGTAATTACCGAAACAGGTGAACTTTTAGGCAAAGTGCGGGGTTTCAAGTTTGATGGTGAAGACGGCAGAGTTTTCTCGCTGATTATTGCTTCTTTGGGCCTGCCGCAAATTCCCGATCAGGTTGTAAGTACCTATGAGCTGCCGATTGATGAAATTGTCAGCAGTGGCCCAAATCGTCTGATTGTTTTTGAAGGCTCCGAAGCACGCTTGGTTCAGTTAACTGTGGGTCTTTTAGAGCGTCTTGGCATTGGCAAAGCGCCTTGGGAACGCGACGAAGAGGAAGCTTACTTCCAACCAACAGTCCGTCCTGAAAATCAACTGCCTACTGGAATTCCCGTCAACGCGAAACCAGCAACCTCTATTCGCGCTTCTGCCCCTGTAATTGAAGAAGCTCGCTGGAGCGAGGACGAGGAGTATTGGGAAGAACCAGAACCACAGCCAATTCGGGCGCGGCGGGCGGAATCAATTTATTACGAAGAAGACGAAGAAGAGGATAACTGGAGCGAAGCGACAACGGAGACGCGACGAGTAGTTCGCTATGAAGAAGAGCGAACCTATGTAGAACCGGAACCATACGAGGACGAGTACGAAGAAGACGAATACGAAGAGAAAGATGTTTGGGAAGATGCTGAGGAGCCACCTTACAAAGCACCTCGGATAAACATCCCTGAAAAAACTAAAGCGCCAGAATACGAAGACGGCGCTTATTAAAAGGCAAAAGGCAAAATTCCCTCATTCCCAGGTCGCAGCCAAAGAATGAGGGAAAATGCACCTAAGCTAACTCAGAACTCAGCACTTTTTTAAGCGAGTCAGTAGCAGCACAATTTCATCAACTGCCTGCCGTACTGTCGCCGCCGATTGGTTGGATTGATTCACAATAATGCTAAAAACGATAGTTTCATACTCTGGGTGGCTCATATACCCTGATAAAGAAACTACTCCGCTCATTGTTCCTGTCTTCGCTTGCACAATACCTTGAGCTGGTGTATTTTGAAAGCGATTTAGG
Coding sequences within it:
- the smc gene encoding chromosome segregation protein SMC, producing the protein MVYIKRVELTNFKSFGGTTKIPLLPGFTVVSGPNGSGKSNILDALLFCLGLASSKGMRAERLPDLVNHNHPHRGTVEASVTATFDLSDVSGTIVGNSNGHRKAPGDSPQPLEKEEQDITGKEWSVTRKLRVTQQGTYTSNYYINGESCNLTELHEKLNQLRIYPEGYNVVLQGDVTGIISMNPRERREIIDELAGVAAFDRKIVQAKETLDSVKEREDSCRIVEAELIAQRDRLSQDRIKAEKYQKLRAELQQKEQWEAVLKWRNLQQQESKLREQIEAGDRTSTELTAQLQALQAQIQQTTAELEKLNARVKALGEEELLALQSLLANQEAERRNLQRQQQELETAAHHTTGNIEQEQQLIQQHQQTLQQLTEEQQRGQTLIAPLEEQRNQAQQTLYRHREDAEAIASASEAWVQQQTALSRQIETLLQTVEPQRTEQAQLRERYTNLGRQIEEQSQLLQTIEPEITAKQSRLADFQIQLSDYAQEIQSLAQGLAAGDRDLQIQQDTQKRLLQEQRDKQRQLDKLEAQAQAEQESLGTFATKVIQQSGLPGVCGLVAQLGRVEPRYALALEIAAGGRLGNLVVEDDGVAAAGIELLKQKRAGRITFLPLNKIQPPRFSPVVALRSADGFIDYAVNLIECDSRYRNIFAYVFGSTVVFENIHDARRHLGQHRIVTLEGELLESSGAMTGGSSSQRSGLHFGTADAGESAEAIALRNRLQEIDRILERCGEVIYTLSAKTKQLTLELTEAKAKRREQELHFEQLQKEIKGLIAQAETTRSLLSKNTQEFHTAQSRLQSLDAELPAQEAQLQQLRQALAELEQSQTHSEWQQIQATIKADEQHLSEREKDLRAAEQRLKDLENQQQRLQEKSQESHHRLQEYRTQLSGVVETRNFASLQLSTLSEQIRQTQTGLKQQEERLGEAKIQRDASETQLRERHLSQQQLEWQLQKLQETQQSRREELTAVKTQLETQQAELPDPLPEVPMLVNPESSESNAIAFDKLSDQLEQMQKEMRNLTKRLQAMEPVNMLALEEHNRTTTRLEELTQKLTTLEAERTELLLRIENFTTLRCRAFQEAFDAVNENFQAIFAELSDGDGYLQLDDAEDPFNGGLNLVAHPKGKPVQRLASMSGGEKSLTALSFIFALQRYRPSPFYAFDEVDMFLDGANVERLAKMIKQQAMQAQFIVVSLRRPMIESSERTIGVTQARGAYTQVLGLKLHS
- a CDS encoding PRC-barrel domain-containing protein, which translates into the protein MTSEQILQRSDILNTQVITRDTGKRLGIIKELLVDIDQRKVVALGLRDNLLSIAGMPRYMLLSSVRQMGDVILVDNDDVIEDIDVEAYSSLINSEVITETGELLGKVRGFKFDGEDGRVFSLIIASLGLPQIPDQVVSTYELPIDEIVSSGPNRLIVFEGSEARLVQLTVGLLERLGIGKAPWERDEEEAYFQPTVRPENQLPTGIPVNAKPATSIRASAPVIEEARWSEDEEYWEEPEPQPIRARRAESIYYEEDEEEDNWSEATTETRRVVRYEEERTYVEPEPYEDEYEEDEYEEKDVWEDAEEPPYKAPRINIPEKTKAPEYEDGAY
- a CDS encoding NACHT domain-containing protein — encoded protein: MLLVKNAIAPSLHPPLRIHTSLSPNMTIPDLLRLLLLLLLGLLAVIGGLLPSAFDKQNSLCGKCFIFGLGVLCGVLALVGGGFITTAQAEQNADWIQKVCWTLGFGYVFALPTTLYLLRSRQGNNAETSSNTPEAISQRWRQELLASMLREVTVRMKDSLHDDELIPLLMEDQREKIGRPPEEPVNAKPSPDWWEKLRKFIRVTAEFEPGKKIIDVFKQDDIDGRLLILGAPGSGKTTMLLELAQDLILAAQQQPEKPIPVIFELSAWKDDKQPIVDWLVADLKFRNNIPEAVSREWLETGKLLLLLDGLDELQSRQGNCIEKINEFLQTTSGLSQIVVCCREEEYKAGEEILTLQGAVCLKPLEKKQIKSYLQRLKCGHLWQGIQSDPNGLLELAKMPLFLHLIPVAYPNGLESKAKRFNSPAELEAYHEKCRKDLFDAYIKRRLELPHDYQGYNPKDSKRWLIWLAKTLKEQKQTEFIIEETQQDFLDNHKQKLVSGLLIIGLISVLRLEITSMIFPLLMIDLFKSDIDINILDQKLTFWLLETEGTNKSKSNTKAKNPLINFIVFILVALPLVMLIEAVLLLAKGQLIKPISLVISGLDIVLIWSISSASLPVIQYFVSRLILWEIGAIPWNYARFLSYANERRLIKRVGGRYRFIHDLLREHFAKM